ATACTGTTATTGTGAAAGACGACAAAGGTTATGTATATTGGCCATATTTTGGTTTCAACAATATTGGTAATATGGAACCAGGAAAAGGATATAGTGTAAAAATGGGTAATGCAGATACGCTAATCTTCCCTGCAAATGGTCAAATTAACAAGGCAACGGTTCAGATTCCGCAAAATCAACATTATATTGATATTCATAATACGGGAGTAAATATGACTCTTGGGCTGCCAAAATCAAGCTTCGAGGATATTGAGCCTTTTGTAAAAATTGGAGATGAAATTGGAATTTTCAACGAAAGTGATGAGCTTGTAGGAGCTTCGGTTTATACAGGTGGATACGCGGCAATTTCAATTTGGGGAGATGATGAATATTCTGATGAAATTGACGGAATATTAGATAATGAAAAATTCGCAATAAAAGTCTGGAACGAGCAATACGAATATACACTGACTGTAGAAAACTGGATTGAAGGAGATGAATTTTATGAAACAAATAAAATTTCGATTGCCGGAAAACTTGGATTGCTGCAAGATGCAAACCAATTGGCTATAATTCTGCTGCAAAATGTTCCAAATCCGTTTGCCGATAAAACACAGATTTCTTTCTATATTCCTGAAGATACTTATTTGGAAATTAATACTTACAATGTGCTTGGCGAAAAAATAGAGCAAATTGTTGGGAGAGAATATACAAAAGGCTTGCATACAGTAGTTCTCGATGCTAATGATTATGCACCTGGCACCTATTTCTACAAATTGATTACTCCAAACTTTATTGGCGCAAAATCTATGAATGTTATTAAATAGAATCTGTTTGAAACATTTAAAAAGCCGAGATGTTTTTCATTTCGGCTTTTTTTATAATTGTATATTCAAATCACAAATGACTATATTTGCTGAATGATTTGGAAAATGAAAAAAAAACTATGCATCACGAAAAGATAACAATAAAAGGGTTAAGAGGTTTATCTAAAATAATGATTGATGATTTTAAAAGGGTAAATCTTTTTGTAGGTAGAAATAATTGCGGAAAAACATCTGTTCTTGAAGCATTGTTTTTAATAACTGGGATTTCAAATCCTAAACTGCCTATTACTTTAAATCAATTTAGAGGAATAAACTATTTTATTGGTGATGATAAGGACTTTAAATTGATCTTTAATGAATTGAACTACGAAAATGGAGTTGAAATATTATCGATAACAAAAGCAAAAGAACGAAAGCTGCGAATTAAGCCTCATTTTCAAGTAGAAAATAAAAATATCGAAACTACATTTGATAAAGACAGTTTTGAAAAACCTGATTTACATACATATCAAAACTATCAGGCAGTTGATGGGTTTGAATAT
Above is a window of Bacteroidota bacterium DNA encoding:
- a CDS encoding AAA family ATPase, translating into MENEKKTMHHEKITIKGLRGLSKIMIDDFKRVNLFVGRNNCGKTSVLEALFLITGISNPKLPITLNQFRGINYFIGDDKDFKLIFNELNYENGVEILSITKAKERKLRIKPHFQVENKNIETTFDKDSFEKPDLHTYQNYQAVDGFEYSFSVQKKDFEASIVQAGLLFNQSVSKMDIPVMLTPQSGHIDPSRFWF